The Henckelia pumila isolate YLH828 chromosome 2, ASM3356847v2, whole genome shotgun sequence genome includes a window with the following:
- the LOC140878303 gene encoding uncharacterized protein, which translates to MEESETIMEYNGRLKSLANEASVLGDPISNERLVSKVLRSVHKRFHTKVCAIDESKDTSIMGLDELISSLSTYEMELEAEDDSKVKESDLEENSIALISKKFTDYLKVMKENKDVKGAQPSKFPKLPTSAKPQNLLLLEDLVKGMKLRECKGYDHYAYECANRLRKGMNASLSDDDSEEEQEKVEQSDLISFTALLESKKHFQINPLGVGSGVATFGRNTVQKSVCFIATNLDNSSNHEEQVADPYTLEGIKKLYEELYYDWNKRNQLNTTLTKENTELKAAVARLEVLMSKKDLELGLLNSELERAKTTLDKFNSSSSKLDSILTMGKNDKFGLGFKESVFETGLKNHLTDYVEQNGGRVTYGGGAKERIVGKGTLNVEGFSKLHNVLHVEGLNANLISISQLCDDDLHVKFDKNTCEVFDNTNRCVITGTRSMDNCYQLGEELACRHSKVDEFCLWHQKLGHVNFKSLKNLSKFEAVRGLPNLKSGIPYVCGACQKDLKEKTAEDDIEGLLEIPPEEHSCPGCYNTKHNTGSSKNCP; encoded by the exons ATGGAGGAATCTGAGACCATCATGGAATATAATGGAAGATTGAAGAGTCTTGCAAATGAAGCATCTGTTCTTGGTGATCCTATTTCTAACGAGAGACTTGTATCTAAAGTGCTTCGTTCTGTCCACAAAAGATTTCACACCAAGGTTTGTGCGATAGATGAATCCaaagatacatctataatgggtttggatgagttaaTAAGTTCTCTTAGCACATATGAGATGGAGTTAGAAGCCGAAGATGACTcaaaag taaaggaatctgatcTTGAAGAGAATTCTATCGCCTTGATTTCGAAGAagttcactgattatctcaaggtTATGAAAGAAAATAAGGATGTGAAAGGTGCGCAACCTTCAAAATTTCCTAAATTGCCTACTTCAGCGAAACCTCAAAACCTGCTGCTACTCGAGGACCTCGTCAAAGGTATGAAGTTAAG GGAATGTAAGGGATATGACCACTATGCTTATGAATGCGCAAATCGCCTTCGGAAAGGTATGAATGCTTCTCTGAGTGATGATGAttctgaagaagaacaagaaaaggttGAACAGTCAGATCTCATATCCTTTACTGCTTTGTTGGAGAGTAAGAAACATTTTCAGATTAATCCTCTTGGTGTtggctccggtgttgcaacatTTGGACGCAACACTGTTCAAAAATCTGTTTGTTTTATTGCTACTAACCTTGATAATTCCAGTAATCATGAAGAACAGGTAGCTGATCCTTATACTCTGGAAGGTATTAAAAAACTCTATGAAGAGTTGTACTATGATTGGAACAAGAGGAATCAGTTGAACACAACCCTCACAAAAGAGAATACTGAATTGAAAGCTGCTGTGGCTAGATTGGAAGTTCTCATGAGTAAGAAAGATCTGGAATTAGGGTTGCTGAATTCTGAACTTGAAAGAGCAAAAACAacacttgataaatttaattccagTTCAAGCAAACTTGATTCCATTTTGACAATGGGTAAAAATGATAAGTTTGGTCTTGGTTttaaagaaagtgtttttgaaactg GCTTGAAAAACCACCTCACTGATTACGTTGAACAAAATGGTGGTAGAGTGACCTATGGAGGTGGTGCAAAGGAAAGAATTGTTGGCAAAGGAACACTCAATGTGGAAGGGTTTTCAAAGCTTCATAACGTCTTACACGTTGAAGGACTTAATGCAAACTTAATTTCAATAAGTCAACTGTGTGATGACGActtgcatgtgaagtttgataagaatacttgtgaagtttttgataatacTAATCGTTGTGTTATAACAGGTACAAGATCAATGGATAATTGCTACCAACTTGGTGAGGAATTGGCATGTAGACACTCAAAGGTTGATGAGTTTTGTCTATGGCACCAAAAGCTtggacatgtgaatttcaagagCTTAAAAAATCTGAGTAAGTTTGAAGCTGTCAGAGGTCTTCCAAATCTAAAGTCTGGTAttccatatgtttgtggtgcatgccaaaaag atctcaaagAAAAAACTGCTGAAGATGATATTGAAGGCTTGCTGGAAATTCCTCCCGAAGAACACAGTTGTCCCGGATGTTAcaacaccaaacacaacactgGTTCCTCCAAAAACTGTCCATGA